The Streptomyces sp. NBC_00454 DNA segment CGGCGATGACTTCAGAGAGACGGGGCACAGGCCAAGGCTACCGTCCGTGGCGACCGGCCCGATGCTCCGATCCGCCCCCGGCCCGTGCCCGGCCCGTGCCCGGCCCCTGCCTGTACCTGCCCGTTACTTCACGAGGGCGGCTACTTGATCAAGAACGTGCGCAGGTCGTCGAGGACCTTGTCGGCGGCGGTCACGCCGAGGCCCAGGTACCAGGTCTCGTCCGGGACGTCCTTGGCCTGGCCCTTCTTCACGGCCTCCAGGCCCTTCCACAGCGGGTTGTCCTCGGCGGAGTCGCGCTTGGTCTTGTCCTTGGGCCCGTAGACCCCGGTGAAGATCCAGTCGGCCGCGGCCTCGTCCATGCGCTCCGGGCTGATCTCGACGGCGAGGTCTTCGACCTGCTGGTTCTGCGGGCGCGGGATGCCGGAGTCCTTCAGGATCGTGCCGATGAAGGAGGCTCCCGCGTACAGGCGGGTCTTGCCCGGCATGTAGCGCAGCATGGTGACGGTGGGCTTCTTCTCCCCGAGGTCCTCGCCGAGCTTCTTCGCCTTGGCCTCGTAGGCGCCCAGCTTGGCCTTGGCCTCGGCGCTCTTGTCGAGAGCGGCGGCATTGAGGAGGTAGTTCTCCTTCCACGGGAAGCCGGGGCGGATGGAGAAGACGGTCGGGGCGATCTTCGAGAGCGCGTCGTACTTGTCCGCGGAGCGCAGTTGGCTGCCGAGGATCAGGTCGGGCTTGAGGGCGTTGATCGCTTCGAGGTTGAGGTTGTTGATGGTGCCGACGGACTTGGGCTCGCCGGCGTCCTTCTTCAGGTAGCCGGGGATGCCCTCGTCACCCTCGGTGGGCGCGTAGCCGACGGGCTGCATGCCGAGGGAGACGACGTTGTCCAGCTCGCCGACGTCGAGGACGACGACCCGCTTGGGTGCGGCCTTGAGCTCCGTGGAGCCCATGGCGTGGGTGACGGTGCGCGGGAACTGGCCCGCCGCCGCGGTGGTCCCGAAGGCCGCCGTCCTCTTCGCCGCGTCGGAGAAGTCCTTGCCGCCCTGGGCCGCGGCCTTCTTCTCGCTGCCGCCTCCGGCCGCGGCCTCCTTGCCCGCCTTGCCGCCCTGGCCGCCTCCGCAGGCGGTGAGGGCGAGGGCCGCGGCGGCGGCGAGGGCGACGGCGGCGAGGGAGCTGCCTAGGGGCGTGCGGCGTCGGAGGGACATGGGAGCTCTCCTGAGGGTGGGGAGGGACAAAGACCGAAAAGTAGGTTAGGTATGCCTAACCGCGCCCTCACCCTAAACGCCCCGGTATCGCACAGCACAATCGCCACCTCCCCCACAGTCGAATCACGACCCCGCCACCCGTATGTGTGAAGCGGGGGTTGTCGCGTTGTCCGGGGGGAAGCGCGATCACTACGTTCTGCGGCGGAGGTGAGCCGCAGATGTCCGTCTGTGCCATCGAGAAGACGACCGCGGTCCCGTTCACCATCGCTGCGGACGGGTCCTACGCCGCCCGGCTCGCCGGGGACGGCGAGGCCCGGTATCCGGAGCGGTGGACGCTGACCGGGCCCGAGCCCTACGCGGTGCCGCTGCCGCTCGCGCAGCCCGAGGACGCGGACAGCGAGGTGCTGCCGCTGGCCGACGGGCGGGTGCTGATCCACCGGCGGGTGGCGGAGCGGCACGCCTTCGCGCTGCTCTACCCGACGGGGGGCGGCTTCGGCGACGACGCGGGGACCGGCCCCCGGACCGGGGAGCTCCAGCTCGGCGCGATCGCGCCGGAGGACGCCGAGGGGGGCCCGGAGGGCGTACGGGTCCTCCTGCTGCCGCCGTCCCCGGACGGACACGGGGCCTTCGCCCTGGCCGTAGGCGCCACCGCGACCACGGTCTGGCAGGTCGCCGGGACCCCCTTCGGGCCGGAGCGGGTGGCCCGGATCCCGGGGCGCTGCTCCGGCGGGGTCTGGCTGGACCGGACCGGCCGGCTACTGGCCCTGGACCGCGAACTGGACGGCCCCGAGGGGCCCGTGACCAAGGCCGTGGCGGTCGATCTGCAGCGCGGCGGCGAGGTGTCCCCGCTGCTCCAGATCGCCGAGTCCAGCAACGACCGGCTGCTGCTGGCCGATCCCGACAGCGGGCTGCTGCTGATCCGCTCGGACGCTCCGGGTGAACTCCGGCTCGGGTGGGGGGTCCTGGGCAGCGCCCGCCCGGTGCGGTTCCCGGAGTGCCTGCGGGCCGTGGGGGCCACGGCGACCCCGTTCGCGGTACAGCCGGGGCAGGCGCTGATGCCGGAGAGCTGCGGGGTCGCGCTGCGGGTCGACGAAGCGGGCGACGGCTACGGCGGGAACGTGGCCGGGCTGGCCCTGTGGCGCCCCGCCGACCGGCACGTCTTCCGGCTCGGAGCCCCCGCCGGGTGGCTCGGCGGTACGGGGCTCTGGAGCGCGGAGGGCCGACTGCACCTCCCCTACGCGACCCCCGAAGTGCCGTGCGGATTCCTCGGGATGAACCTCCCGGTGGCCCCGCCCCCGCCGATCCGGCTGGACCCCCTCCCGGCGGCGGCCGCCCGCCCGGTCCCGCTGCAGCAGGCTCCGCTGGGGTGAGTCTCCGGCCCCGATCGCTCTATTCGCCCTGATCGCGCCGGTAGAGGTAGCCGGTCGCGGTGCAGCCGGAATCGGGATCCCTGCTCGGGCACATCGCGGGGGCGTCCTCGTCGCCGAAGAGGTGGGCGGAGGTGTCGCAGCGGTGATCGGCGAAGGTCAGCGACAGCTCCTGACCGCGCGTGGCGGCCTCGTCGGCGGTGGAGGTCGAGCCACCGGGTTCGGTGGGGGCGAGGAACGCCCAACGGCCGGATACCGGGCCCGCGGGGCTCTCGCAGTCCGTGGAGACGGACAGGGCTTCGAAGTGCTCGCCGGTGAAGGTGTGGTCCGCGTGGAAGGTCAGGGACACTTCCCCGCGGGTACTGGCCCATCGCCCCTCGAGCCGGTCCGCCGGAAGCTGCACGGCGTAGGTCCCCGGCACCAGGCCGCACGACACCGTCAGTGCCATCACGGCCGCCGCCAGAGCGGTCGGCCGCCACACCCGCCCGTTCATGCGCACCGCTCACCCCCCTGTCGACCCGCCCACCCTATCTTGAACACATTCAAATCATGGAGGCGGGCTACGCGGTCCGGGTGTCGAAGGCGC contains these protein-coding regions:
- a CDS encoding ABC transporter substrate-binding protein, which gives rise to MSLRRRTPLGSSLAAVALAAAAALALTACGGGQGGKAGKEAAAGGGSEKKAAAQGGKDFSDAAKRTAAFGTTAAAGQFPRTVTHAMGSTELKAAPKRVVVLDVGELDNVVSLGMQPVGYAPTEGDEGIPGYLKKDAGEPKSVGTINNLNLEAINALKPDLILGSQLRSADKYDALSKIAPTVFSIRPGFPWKENYLLNAAALDKSAEAKAKLGAYEAKAKKLGEDLGEKKPTVTMLRYMPGKTRLYAGASFIGTILKDSGIPRPQNQQVEDLAVEISPERMDEAAADWIFTGVYGPKDKTKRDSAEDNPLWKGLEAVKKGQAKDVPDETWYLGLGVTAADKVLDDLRTFLIK